From a region of the Haematobia irritans isolate KBUSLIRL chromosome 4, ASM5000362v1, whole genome shotgun sequence genome:
- the LOC142234436 gene encoding uncharacterized protein LOC142234436: protein MKKSILWYHLLLAISIPFSWSQALEKHHPRSYYYLKDNGGYEYAFNTDTGMQSSQRADQANEVTGHYMYYEKGVPFMVKYRAGVNGFQPEIIPAEKLMGLADFSQGKLSTFGSQDNVLNSRGIRTNSVVDTPVHRNYRLTQTQQIASPKVASYSIGQIQHPAGPFATTTPRAPTAPVHLQAPVSRNDVQDINNLAASLVPQNLEAEPKQPYSFTYNADQSSRSESADQSGTVVGSYSYYDEAGYHDVSYKASDDTGFVILGRNSQSQMPSPTPTRRQYYRPNSLDSFNYRILSDGRFDPNSLDERNLGKRSLPSTTNSATNERSSTGKRSLRKFRRYSKW from the exons ATGAAAAAGTCTATTTTATGGTACCACCTACTTTTGGCCATTTCAATTCCATTCAGTTGGAGTCAGGCATTGGAAAAACATCATCCTAGATCTTATTATTACCTTAAGGATAATGGTGGCTATGAATATGCTTTTAACACTGACACTGGTATGCAGAGTTCTCAGAGAGCTGATCAAGCAAATGAAGTCACTGGCCATTACATGTACTATGAGAAGGGAGTACCATTTATGGTTAAATATCGAGCAGGTGTAAATGGCTTCCAACCGGAAATTATACCAGCCGAAAAATTAATGGGACTAGCAGATTTTTCCCAAGGAAAACTATCAACTTTCGGAAGTCAAGATAATGTTCTGAATTCCCGAGGCATCCGCACAAATAGTGTGGTGGACACACCGGTGCATAGGAATTATCGTTTAACACAAACGCAACAAATTGCTTCTCCAAAGGTAGCTTCATACAGCATAG GCCAAATACAACATCCGGCTGGACCATTTGCAACAACAACCCCACGAGCACCTACAGCTCCAGTACATCTACAGGCACCAGTCTCACGCAACGATGTTCAGGATATCAACAATTTGGCAGCATCTTTGGTCCCACAAAACCTTGAAGCCGAGCCAAAGCAACCATACAGCTTCACTTACAATGCGGATCAATCTTCCCGTTCCGAATCTGCAGATCAGTCAGGTACTGTTGTAGGGAGTTACTCATATTACGATGAGGCCGGTTACCATGATGTTTCGTATAAAGCTAGTGATGATACTGGTTTCGTGATATTGGGTCGTAACTCTCAAAGCCAAATGCCATCTCCAACACCAACACGTCGTCAGTATTATCGACCCAATAGTTTGGATTCATTTAATTATCGCATTCTTTCGGATGGACGTTTTGATCCCAACTCTTTAGATGAACGTAATTTGGGTAAAAGATCTCTACCTTCAACCACGAATAGTGCAACAAATGAGCGTAGTAGTACGGGTAAACGTTCCTTACGCAAATTTAGACGTTACTCAAAATGGTAG